In Halobaculum magnesiiphilum, the following proteins share a genomic window:
- a CDS encoding DUF5783 family protein, producing MAEFDPEQFEDKYANYFPELQRAYKNAFETMNDRFDSEVIHAIDQQILNESEPFYDEETGTFTVELPENPTDRLTAIVVDDEKLTETLDRYVAEIESELYRVFDLEPPEDR from the coding sequence ATGGCCGAGTTCGACCCCGAGCAGTTCGAGGACAAGTACGCGAACTACTTCCCGGAGCTCCAGCGCGCGTACAAGAACGCCTTCGAGACGATGAACGACCGGTTCGACTCGGAGGTGATCCACGCGATCGACCAACAGATCCTCAACGAGTCCGAGCCGTTCTACGACGAGGAGACGGGGACCTTCACCGTCGAACTACCCGAGAACCCGACCGATCGCCTGACGGCGATCGTCGTCGACGACGAGAAGCTGACCGAGACGCTCGACCGGTACGTCGCGGAGATCGAATCGGAGCTATACCGCGTCTTCGACCTCGAACCGCCCGAAGATCGGTGA
- a CDS encoding NifU family protein: MSADSQDDGGEDELRERITNFLRRNFPQIQMHGGSAAIQHLDRETGEVHISLGGACSGCGISPMTIQAIKSRMTKEIPEIKEVVADTGMGSGADGDLGGMGTSDDGMSPSFPGESSDGEDDEGPQAPF, from the coding sequence ATGAGCGCCGACTCCCAGGACGACGGCGGCGAGGACGAACTGCGCGAGCGCATCACGAACTTCCTGCGCCGCAACTTCCCGCAGATCCAGATGCACGGCGGCAGCGCCGCCATCCAGCACCTGGACCGCGAGACGGGCGAGGTCCACATCTCGCTGGGCGGGGCCTGTTCCGGCTGCGGCATCTCGCCGATGACGATCCAGGCGATCAAATCGCGCATGACCAAGGAGATCCCCGAGATCAAGGAGGTCGTCGCCGACACCGGCATGGGATCGGGCGCCGACGGCGACCTCGGCGGCATGGGCACCTCCGACGACGGCATGTCCCCCTCCTTCCCCGGCGAGTCCTCGGACGGCGAGGACGACGAGGGCCCGCAGGCCCCCTTCTGA